In the genome of Vicia villosa cultivar HV-30 ecotype Madison, WI linkage group LG7, Vvil1.0, whole genome shotgun sequence, one region contains:
- the LOC131619269 gene encoding uncharacterized mitochondrial protein AtMg00810-like: MILIISLYEDDLIYTGNNKKMFEGFKESMKKMFAMTDMGMIRYFIGVEMKQESNGIFIGQQKYANEVLTRFGIDESNKVCNPIVLGYRLTKDESGKLVDATNYKQMVGNLMCLLATRYDISYSVCLVARYMERPIEAHLEATKRILRYFKGTVNLGILYKINEEAMLQGWLDSGYARDNDDKK; this comes from the coding sequence ATGATTTTGATAATCAGCTTGTATGAAGATGATCTAATCTACACAGGCAATAATAAAAAGATGTTTGAAGGTTTCAAAGAATCTATGAAGAAGATGTTTGCCATGACTGATATGGGGATGATTCGATACTTTATAGGGGTGGAAATGAAACAAGAAAGTAATGGAATTTTCATAGGCCAACAAAAATATGCCAATGAGGTTCTCACAAGATTTGGCATTGATGAATCCAACAAAGTTTGTAACCCTATTGTGTTAGGTTATAGGTTGACAAAGGATGAAAGTGGCAAGCTAGTTGATGCCACAAACTACAAGCAGATGGTGGGGAACTTGATGTGTCTACTTGCTACTAGGTATGATATTTCATATTCTGTCTGCCTGGTGGCAAGGTATATGGAGCGACCAATTGAAGCTCACTTGGAAGCAACAAAAAGGATCCTGAGGTATTTCAAAGGAACTGTGAATCTGGGAATTCTTTATAAAATAAATGAGGAAGCGATGTTGCAAGGGTGGTTGGACTCTGGTTATGCACGAGATAATGATGATAAAAAATAG
- the LOC131620694 gene encoding uncharacterized protein LOC131620694 translates to MEGGGSGRRITVSPRPCCGRRVVAKKKQGRGGAGDGFINSVRKLQRREICTKSIRGFSITDAQERFRNIRLQEEYDTYDPKGPSSVVLPFFRKRSKIIEIVAAQDIVFALAQSGVCAAFNRETNERICFLNVSPDEVIRSLFYNKNNDSLITVSVYASDSYSSLKCRSTRTEYIRRVQPDAGFALFESESLKWPGFVEFDDVNGKVLTYSAQDSIYKVFDLKNYTLLYSVADKNVQEIKISPGIMLLIYSKTSSHVPLKILSIEDGTVLKSFNHLIHRNSKVDFIEQFNEKLLVKQENENLQILDVRTFELKEVSKTEFMTPSAFIFLYENQLFLTFRNRTVAVWNFRGELVTSFEDHLLWHPDCNTNNIYITSDQDLIISYCKADSDESLSEGNAGSINVSNILTGKCLAKIRASNSFPITKECNCSDDCPSGGCNSKKRKQASRIRSTVTEALEDITALFYDEDRNEIYTGNRHGLVHVWSN, encoded by the exons ATGGAAGGTGGTGGGAGTGGGAGGAGAATTACTGTGAGTCCGAGACCGTGCTGTGGCCGTCGTGTGGTGGCGAAGAAGAAGCAGGGTCGTGGTGGTGCCGGCGATGGGTTTATCAACAGTGTTAGGAAGCTTCAGAGGCGTGAAATTTGTACTAAAAGTATTCGTGGTTTTAGTATCACTGATGCTCAAGAACGATTCCGCAATATCCGATTGCAG GAAGAATATGATACATATGATCCAAAAGGCCCTTCTTCCGTCGTATTGCCGTTTTTTAGAAAGAGGTCAAAGATTATCGAAATTGTAGCGGCCCAGGACATTGTTTTTGCCCTTGCACAATCTGGCGTGTGTGCAGCATTTAACCGAG AGACCAATGAAAGGATATGCTTCTTGAATGTCAGTCCCGATGAAGTGATAAGAAGTTTGTTTTATAATAAAAACAACGACTCACTTATCACAGTTTCTGTCTATGCTTCAGACAGTTACAGTTCTTTGAAATGCAGAAGCACCAGAACTGA ATATATTAGGAGAGTTCAACCAGATGCCGGGTTTGCTCTTTTCGAATCCGAGTCTTTGAAATGGCCAGGTTTTGTAGAGTTTGATGATGTCAATGGGAAGGTACTGACGTACTCTGCACAGGATAG CATATACAAGGTGTTTGACCTGAAAAACTATACATTGTTATACTCCGTTGCAGATAAAAATGTACAAGAGATTAAGATCAG TCCGGGGATCATGTTGTTGATTTATTCTAAAACAAGCAGTCATGTCCCACTAAAAATCCTCTCAATAGAAGATGGTACTGTTTTGAAGTCATTCAACCATCTGATTCATCGGAATAGTAAGGTGGACTTTATTGAACAGTTCAATGAAAAACTTCTTGTCAAGCAAGAAAACgaaaacctccaaatccttgat GTTCGTACTTTTGAGCTTAAAGAAGTAAGCAAAACGGAATTTATGACGCCATCTGCATTTATATTCTTATATGAGAACCAACTATTCCTGACGTTTCGAAATAGAACTGTGGCTGTGTGGAATTTCCGTGGAGAACTTGTAACTTCTTTTGAGGATCACCTTCTGTGGCATCCTGACTGCAATACAAACAACATTTATATAACCAGTGACCAGGATCTTATCATATCATACTGCAAGGCTGATTCAGATGAGTCTTTGTCTGAAGGAAATG CGGGATCCATCAATGTCAGCAACATTTTAACTGGTAAGTGTCTTGCAAAGATAAGAGCAAGTAATAGCTTTCCCATTACAAAGGAATGCAACTGCAGTGACGATTGCCCGAGTGGTGGCTGTAATTCAAAGAAGCGAAAACAGGCCTCCAGAATAAGAAGCACAGTCACAGAAGCCTTGGAGGACATTACTGCTCTCTTCTACGACGAAGACCGCAACGAGATTTACACAGGCAACAGACATGGTCTGGTTCATGTCTGGTCTAACTAA